Within the Sulfitobacter sp. JL08 genome, the region GCACCGGGCGATTTTGTCATTGTGGATCAATTCATTGACCGCACTTTTTCACGTGAAAAGTCGTTTTTTGGCACCGGTTGCGCGGCGCATGTATCGCTGGCCCATCCGACCTGCCCGCGCCTTGGTGACGCCTGCGAAACCGCCGCGAAAACCGCCGGTGTCACCGTGCATCGCTGCGGCACCTATCTGGCGATGGAAGGGCCGCAATTTTCCACCATCGCCGAAAGCCGGATGTACCGCGAAAGCTGGGGCTGTGACGTGATCGGCATGACCAACATGCCCGAGGCCAAACTCGCCCGCGAGGCGGAATTGTGCTACGCCTCGGTCGCCATGATCACCGATTACGACAGCTGGCACCCCGATCACGGCGCAGTGGACATCAGCGACATCATCAAGACCCTGACCGGCAACGCCGACAAGGCCCGCGCGCTGGTGGCGCAGCTGCCGAACCTGCTGGGCAAAAGCCGCGCGCCCTGCCCGCACGGCTGTGATCGCGCGCTGGAATATGCCATCCTGACCGCCCCCGAGGCCCGCGATCCGGCGGTCCTTTCGAAACTGGATGCCGTTGCAGGGCGGGTGCTGGCATGAGCCTTGATCTCTGGCTGGCCTTTGTCGCCGCCTCGACCGCGCTGTTGCTGATCCCAGGACCAACGGTTCTTCTGGTGCTCAGCTATGCGCTGTCCAAGGGGCGCAGCGTGGCTGTTGCATCTGCCGCCGGTGTCGCACTGGGTGATCTGGTGGCGATGACCGCGTCGCTTCTGGGTCTGGGCGCGCTGGTGCTGACCTCGGCCACGCTATTCACGGTGCTGAAATGGGCCGGTGCCGTCTATCTGATCTATCTGGGTGTCAGAATGCTGCGCTCTGCGCCCTCAAGCGGGCTGGGCACGGTCGTGACAAAAGGCGATGTCAGTGCGCGCGGCGTGTTTGGCCATGCGGCGGCGGTGACAGCGCTGAACCCGAAATCCATCGGCTTCTTCATTGCCTTCGTGCCGCAGTTCCTGCGCCCGGATGCACCGCTGGCGCCGCAGTTCATTATCCTGATCGCAACCTTTGTCGGCCTTGCGGCACTCAATACGCTGGCCTATGCGCTGCTGGCCGACCGGCTGCGCACCACCATTGCACGGCCCCGCGTGATCACGTGGCTGACGCGCGGTGGCGGGCTTGCCCTGATCTCGATGGGTCTACTGACCGCAACCCTGCGCCGCACAACCCCTTAAGGAACATCATGAAAACCGTTCAGGACTATATCCGCACCATCGTCGATTTCCCCCATGAAGGCATCCTGTTTCGCGATGTCACCACGCTGTTTGCCGATCCGCGCGGCTTTCGCATGGCGGTGGACCAGATGCTGCACCCCTATGCCGGATTGCGCATCGACAAGGTCGTCGGGCTGGAAGCGCGCGGCTTTATCCTTGGCGGCGCCATCGCCCACCAGCTAAGCGTCGGGTTCGTGCCAGTGCGCAAGAAAGGCAAACTGCCCGGCCCGGTGATCAGCGAGGAATATACCCTGGAATACGGCGAGGCGGTTGTTGAAATCCACGATGATGCGATCCAGCCCGGCGAAACCGTTCTGATTGTCGACGATCTGCTTGCAACCGGCGGCACAGCCGAGGCCGGGATCAAACTGATCGAACGGCTGGGCGGCAAGATCCTCAGCTGTGCCTTTGTAATCGACCTGCCCGATCTGGGCGGGCGCAAACGGCTTGAGGCACTGGGCATGGATGTGCACGCACTCTGCGCCTTTGAGGGTGTGTAACCCCTGCTTCTTTTTGCTAGAAATACGGGAAACCCGCACCGCCCTTAACGGGCGCGCAACACCGCGCCGGGGTTCATGATGCCGACGGGGTCCAGTGTGGCCTTGATCGCGCGCATCGTGGCAAGTTTGACCGGATCGCCATAGCGTTCCAGATCGTCGACCTTCAGTCGTCCGATCCCGTGTTCGGCGCTGAACGATCCGTCCATTTCCTGCACCAGATCATGGATCGCCTGTTTGATCGCATCGCGCTGGTTCTGGTGATCATGTTTGGTTTTTCCAGGCATCGGAAACACATTGTAGTGCAGGTTGCCATCCCCCAGATGGCCAAAACTGTTGATCCGGAAACTGCCGATCGCGGCAATCCGGCCGGCGCCTGCGCGAATGAAATCGGGGATCGCGCCGATGGGCACGGAAATATCGGAACTGACGATCGCACCGATGCGGCGGTTGGCTTCGGGGATGTGTTCGCGCACGGACCAGAGCGCGCGGCGCTGCCCTTCGGATTGGGCAATGGTGCCATCCACGACAGCGCCGGCTTCCGCCGCGCTTTCGAACAGGGTTTCCAGCGCCTGTGCCGGATCCAGCCCCTGCGCCAGACCGACCTCGATCAGAACGCTCCATTCGGGCGGGTCGGCAAAAGGCTGGCGCAGATCGGGCAGTGTTTCGCTCAGGAATTCAAGGCCCTGACGATGGATCAGTTCAAAGGCGCTGACCCCTTCGCCCATTTGCGCGCGCGCCAGCGCCAGCAGTTCTATCGCCGCTTCGGGCGACGGGACGACCATCATCGCGGTGCCGGTTCCGGCAGGGCGCGGGGAAAGTTTCAGCGCGGCGGCGGTGATCACGCCCAATGTGCCTTCGGATCCGATCAGCAGGTTGCGCAGATCATACCCGGTATTGTCCTTGCGCAGGCGTGACAGCCCGTTCCAGATCGACCCGTCGGGCAACACCGCCTCGATCCCGAGGCACAAATCGCGGGTATTGCCATAGCGCAGCACGTTCACGCCACCGGCATTGGTGGCCAGATTGCCCCCGATCCGCGCCGATCCTTCGGCCGCCAGCGACAGCGGAAACAGCCGGTCCGCGGCTTCGGCCGCGGCCTGCACATCGGCCAGAATGACACCCGCCTCGACGATCAGCACGTTTTCCAGCGGGTACAGCCCGCGCACCCGGTTCATCCGCTCCAGCGACAGGATCACCGGCGCAGGCCCGTCAGGCAACACCTGCCCGCCGACCACGCCTGTGCCACCACCATAGGGGATCACGCCAACACGGGCGGCACCGGCCTCGCGGATGATTGTGGCCACCTGTTCGGTATTGTCCGGACACAGCACAAGCCCTGCCTGCCCTTCGAACTGGCCGCGCGGTTCTTCCAGATAATGCGCCGCAGAATCGCGAAACACATCCTGCGGCAGAAGGCTGCGCAGATGATCACGAAACAGGTCTGTGGCGGGGGCAAGGCTCATGCGTCTTTCAAAGCGCGCCGGCGGGAAAAACGCAAGCCGCTATTCGGTGTCACGCAGCCATTCGGGCTGCAACACGATGATCGTCGGACGGTTCGGCAGATCGCGCAGCGAAACCGTCAGCGCGGAACTGTCGCGCCGTTCGATCGCGAATTCGTCTGCCATGCCCACCAGAAACGCATCCAGCGCATAGGTGCTGAACCAGTGCATCGGAACAACGACAGATGATTTCAACCGTTTCAGCACCCGCGTCATCGTCGGCAAATCCAGCGTATAACCGCCATCGACCGGTGCCATCACCACATCCAGACGCCCCAGCGCAGCATATTGCGCATCATTGGGTTCGTGATGCAGATGGCCCAGATGGCCGATGCACAGGCCCGCCACCTCGAACACGAAAATCGAATTTCCGTTATCTTCGCGCCCGCCGAATTGCGACCGGATATCGGTGGATACGTTGCGCACCAGCATCTCGCCCAGATCAAGATGATGGTCGATGCCTTCACCGAACGGCCCCCACCCTTCCAGAACATGGGGAATCGCCGGATCGGGATAGGCCGTCCAGTGCGTATCATGGGCATGGTTCATCGTGACCACGTCGGGGATCAGGGGCACATTGCCGACAAATCCGGTAAAATCGGTCACGGCGTTCAGCCCGCCTTGGGTCTGGATCAGAAAACTGGCATGGGCGATGTATTGCAGGCGAACCGAAAAATCCGGCACCGGCGCGCGGTAGCTGGCTTGGTGGAGGTATTCGATCTGCGGATCGGCTTGCGCAATGGCAATACAGTGGCTTGGCCGGCGGTCCTGTGCGTTGGACGCCGTTGCAATCAGCACAAAAAGCAGGATCAACCGAAGCAACATGACTGAAAGATAGCGCAGCGGCGGGACAGGTCTAGGGGGAAGTGTAAAACACCTGAGCTTGATAGCGGGGTTTTAGCCCGCTTCGGTCTTGCCGCGCCGGTCGCTGCGCAGGCATGCATAAAGCACGTGGGTGCGCCAGCGGCCATCGATCTGCAGATAGGATTGCGCCACGCCTTCATATTTGAAGCCTGACCGTTCCAGCAACCCGCGCGAGGCGACGTTTTCAGGCAGGCAGGCGGCTTCGATGCGGCTGAGGTCCAGTCGGTTGAATGCGTGATGCACAACGGCCAGAATCGCCTCGCGCATGTATCCCTGACGGATAAAGGGCTGGCCTGTCCAATATCCCAACGTGCCCGCCTGCGCGGGGCCACGGCGGATGTTATCAAGGGTGATCGCGCCCAGCAGAACCTGATCGGACCGGCGGATCAGGAACAGCGGCACAGCCGAACCGTTGTTGACAGAGCGTTGTGCCCAATAGACGCGATTGGTGAAGCCCTTGCGCGACAGATGATCCTGCGCCCAGCTTGGCTCCCATCTGGTCAGGAAATCCTCGCTTTCGCGGCGCAGACTGGTCCATGCGCGAAAATCCGAATGGGTCGGCGGGCGCAGCGTCATACGCTCGGTTTCGATCTTCAGCTTGCGCTTGGCCAGCAGCATCAGGCAGCGCGCCGTCCCTGCAGTTTTTCCAGATCGGGGGCTTTCTGCACCGGACCGTAAAGCGCCATGGCTGCGCGGGCGGCGGTGGCCATGTGGCCTGCAAAATCGCGCACATCCCCGGTTGTCACCGCGTCAATGCGCTGCACGACTTCGTCCAGATCAGGCACGCGATCCCAGATCTGGATCATGCGGGCCAGACGTTCGGCGCGGTTTGAGGGGCTTTCCAGCCCCATCAGCATACCGGCCTTCATCTGGGCGCGGGCGCGGGCCACTTCGGCCGGGCTCATGTCGTCGGCGGCGCGTTTCATTTCATCCACAGTGATTTCGGCCAGTTCACCGATCTGACCGGCACTGGTGCCGGCATAGATCGTGGTCATGCCGGTATCGGCATAGGCCCCGGCCTGCGCAAAGATCGAATAGCACAGACCGCGATGTTCGCGCACTTCCTGAAACAGGCGCGAAGACATGCCGCCACCCAGAACGCTGGCATAGATCTGCGCCACATAGATTGCGTCATCACGATAGCCCGGGCTTTCAAAGGCCAGCGCAAAATGGGCCTGTTCCAGATCCTTGGTACGGCGCACCTCGCCTCCGGAAAAGGCGGCGGGCGAAATATCAAAGGATGGCGTTGGCGTCAGGTGCCCGAACAGGATTTCGGCCTCGCGCACGAGGGCATCATGATCCACGGCCCCCGCTGCTGACAGGATCATCTGGTTGGGCCCGTAATGTTCGCCGACAAAGCCGGCCAGATCCTCGCGGGTGAATGCGCTGACACGTTCGGACGGGCCCAGAATGGTGCGCCCGATCGGCTGACCCGGATAGGCCTTTTCCTGCAACCAGTCAAAGATCACATCATCCGGCGTATCCAGTGCCTGGCCGATTTCCTGCAGGATCACACCGCGTTCTATTTCGATCTCTCCCGGTTCGAATACCGGGTTCAGAACGATATCGGCGATCACATCCAGCGCCAAGGGCACATCGTTTTCCAGAACCCGGGCGTAGTAGGCGGTGACTTCGCGGCTGGTATAGGCATTGATGTACCCGCCCACGTCTTCAATGGCTTCGGCGATCTGCAAGGCACTGCGCCGCTTTGTGCCCTTGAACGCCATGTGTTCAAGAAAATGCGCGATGCCGTTCTGTTCAACCCGTTCGTGGCGTCCACCTGCCGTGACCCAGATCCCGATCGAGGACGACTGCAGGCCCGGCATGTTTTCGGTGACGATGCGAAACCCGTTCGCCAGAGTGTGTTGTTGTACTGTCAATGTCTGATCTGTCCTCTGACAAAAGCTTCGAGCGCGGCCAGATCGTTGCTGATCCGCGTCACCCGTTCCGGCCTGTCATACAGGTCTGCCATGCGCGGGGGAAGGGGTGGACGTATTCCTGTTGCCGCCTCGACTGCATCGGGGAATTTGGCGGGGTGCGCCGTGGCCAGCGTGATCATCGGTGTTGCGGGATCGCGCAGCGCGTTTGCAACCTTGACGCCCACGGCGGAATGCGGGCACAGCAATTCGCTGCTGCGCGCCAGTTCCGCGGTGATAGTGGCCGATGTTTCATCTTCCGAGGCGCGCCCGGACTGGAAGGTATCCTGCAACATCTGAAGCGCGCCCTGACTGACGTCGAATCCGCCACCGGATTTCAGTTCGTCCATCAGTTGCGCAACGGCATTGCCATCGCGCCCGTAGGCATCAAACAGCGCCCGTTCGAAATTGGAACTGACCTGAATATCCATCGACGGGCTGATCGACGGGTGCACCGTACTGGTGTGATAGCCCTGTCCTTTCAGGCAGCGATCCAGAATGTCGTTCTGGTTGGTCGCGACAACCAGTTGATCAATGGGCAGCCCCATTTTCTTGGCGATGTATCCGGCGAATATATCGCCGAAATTTCCCGTCGGCACAGTAAAGCTGACGCGGCGGTGCGGCGCGCCAAGGCCGACTGCGGAGGTGAAGTAATAAACCACCTGAGCCAGCACGCGCCCCCAGTTGATCGAATTCACACCGGCAAGCCGGACCTCGTCGCGGAAGGTGAAATCGTTGAACATATCCTTCAGGCGGGCCTGACAATCATCAAAATCGCCATCGACCGCAAGCGCATGCACATTGGCCTCGCCCGGTGTCGTCATCTGGCGGCGCTGCACTTCGCTGACGCGGCCATGGGGATAAAGGATGACCACATCGACAACGTCCAGCCCCTTGAACGCCTCGATCGCGGCAGAACCGGTATCACCGCTGGTGGCCCCGACGATGGTCACGCGTTCACCGCGCCGCGCCAGTGCGGTCTGGAACATCTGGCCGATCAGTTGC harbors:
- a CDS encoding S-methyl-5'-thioadenosine phosphorylase; the encoded protein is MTASDLRTRLAVIGGSGVYDIDGLKDAEWVDVDTPWGAPSDAILTGTLDGVAMAFLPRHGRGHVHSPTTVPYRANIDALKRLGMTDVISVSACGSFRDHMAPGDFVIVDQFIDRTFSREKSFFGTGCAAHVSLAHPTCPRLGDACETAAKTAGVTVHRCGTYLAMEGPQFSTIAESRMYRESWGCDVIGMTNMPEAKLAREAELCYASVAMITDYDSWHPDHGAVDISDIIKTLTGNADKARALVAQLPNLLGKSRAPCPHGCDRALEYAILTAPEARDPAVLSKLDAVAGRVLA
- a CDS encoding M16 family metallopeptidase encodes the protein MTVQQHTLANGFRIVTENMPGLQSSSIGIWVTAGGRHERVEQNGIAHFLEHMAFKGTKRRSALQIAEAIEDVGGYINAYTSREVTAYYARVLENDVPLALDVIADIVLNPVFEPGEIEIERGVILQEIGQALDTPDDVIFDWLQEKAYPGQPIGRTILGPSERVSAFTREDLAGFVGEHYGPNQMILSAAGAVDHDALVREAEILFGHLTPTPSFDISPAAFSGGEVRRTKDLEQAHFALAFESPGYRDDAIYVAQIYASVLGGGMSSRLFQEVREHRGLCYSIFAQAGAYADTGMTTIYAGTSAGQIGELAEITVDEMKRAADDMSPAEVARARAQMKAGMLMGLESPSNRAERLARMIQIWDRVPDLDEVVQRIDAVTTGDVRDFAGHMATAARAAMALYGPVQKAPDLEKLQGRRAA
- a CDS encoding LysE family translocator, with protein sequence MSLDLWLAFVAASTALLLIPGPTVLLVLSYALSKGRSVAVASAAGVALGDLVAMTASLLGLGALVLTSATLFTVLKWAGAVYLIYLGVRMLRSAPSSGLGTVVTKGDVSARGVFGHAAAVTALNPKSIGFFIAFVPQFLRPDAPLAPQFIILIATFVGLAALNTLAYALLADRLRTTIARPRVITWLTRGGGLALISMGLLTATLRRTTP
- a CDS encoding GNAT family N-acetyltransferase encodes the protein MLLAKRKLKIETERMTLRPPTHSDFRAWTSLRRESEDFLTRWEPSWAQDHLSRKGFTNRVYWAQRSVNNGSAVPLFLIRRSDQVLLGAITLDNIRRGPAQAGTLGYWTGQPFIRQGYMREAILAVVHHAFNRLDLSRIEAACLPENVASRGLLERSGFKYEGVAQSYLQIDGRWRTHVLYACLRSDRRGKTEAG
- the thrC gene encoding threonine synthase; translated protein: MRYISTRGHAPVLSFEDAMLTGLARDGGLYVPETIPQMDQADIAALHGLSYEDVAYRVMRPFVGDTFTDTEFGDIITRSYAGFGHAARAPLVQLDSGHFLLELFHGPTLAFKDFAMQLIGQMFQTALARRGERVTIVGATSGDTGSAAIEAFKGLDVVDVVILYPHGRVSEVQRRQMTTPGEANVHALAVDGDFDDCQARLKDMFNDFTFRDEVRLAGVNSINWGRVLAQVVYYFTSAVGLGAPHRRVSFTVPTGNFGDIFAGYIAKKMGLPIDQLVVATNQNDILDRCLKGQGYHTSTVHPSISPSMDIQVSSNFERALFDAYGRDGNAVAQLMDELKSGGGFDVSQGALQMLQDTFQSGRASEDETSATITAELARSSELLCPHSAVGVKVANALRDPATPMITLATAHPAKFPDAVEAATGIRPPLPPRMADLYDRPERVTRISNDLAALEAFVRGQIRH
- a CDS encoding adenine phosphoribosyltransferase, with amino-acid sequence MKTVQDYIRTIVDFPHEGILFRDVTTLFADPRGFRMAVDQMLHPYAGLRIDKVVGLEARGFILGGAIAHQLSVGFVPVRKKGKLPGPVISEEYTLEYGEAVVEIHDDAIQPGETVLIVDDLLATGGTAEAGIKLIERLGGKILSCAFVIDLPDLGGRKRLEALGMDVHALCAFEGV
- a CDS encoding FAD-binding oxidoreductase translates to MSLAPATDLFRDHLRSLLPQDVFRDSAAHYLEEPRGQFEGQAGLVLCPDNTEQVATIIREAGAARVGVIPYGGGTGVVGGQVLPDGPAPVILSLERMNRVRGLYPLENVLIVEAGVILADVQAAAEAADRLFPLSLAAEGSARIGGNLATNAGGVNVLRYGNTRDLCLGIEAVLPDGSIWNGLSRLRKDNTGYDLRNLLIGSEGTLGVITAAALKLSPRPAGTGTAMMVVPSPEAAIELLALARAQMGEGVSAFELIHRQGLEFLSETLPDLRQPFADPPEWSVLIEVGLAQGLDPAQALETLFESAAEAGAVVDGTIAQSEGQRRALWSVREHIPEANRRIGAIVSSDISVPIGAIPDFIRAGAGRIAAIGSFRINSFGHLGDGNLHYNVFPMPGKTKHDHQNQRDAIKQAIHDLVQEMDGSFSAEHGIGRLKVDDLERYGDPVKLATMRAIKATLDPVGIMNPGAVLRAR
- a CDS encoding MBL fold metallo-hydrolase gives rise to the protein MLRLILLFVLIATASNAQDRRPSHCIAIAQADPQIEYLHQASYRAPVPDFSVRLQYIAHASFLIQTQGGLNAVTDFTGFVGNVPLIPDVVTMNHAHDTHWTAYPDPAIPHVLEGWGPFGEGIDHHLDLGEMLVRNVSTDIRSQFGGREDNGNSIFVFEVAGLCIGHLGHLHHEPNDAQYAALGRLDVVMAPVDGGYTLDLPTMTRVLKRLKSSVVVPMHWFSTYALDAFLVGMADEFAIERRDSSALTVSLRDLPNRPTIIVLQPEWLRDTE